Proteins encoded by one window of Rubrobacter indicoceani:
- a CDS encoding gamma-glutamyl-gamma-aminobutyrate hydrolase family protein: MSQVRRLPNGRPTVGITAAVESISYGPWRDVRAAIASLNYTDSVLRAGGRPVLLVANAGDTEDPAELLGMLDALVISGGAGDIDPALYGQTRHPETKNVNPERDAYELALARRAAELGLPTLGVCRGMQVINLAYGGTLHQHLPDVVGHEAHRERGTFTDHDVRVTEGSLAAATASESGTEAVKSCHHQGVSVVGEGLTATATATLDGTVEAVEDPGREFMLGVLWHPEEDEKSRLIAALVRAARKRKS, translated from the coding sequence GTGAGTCAGGTGAGACGCCTTCCGAACGGGCGACCGACCGTTGGGATTACGGCGGCGGTAGAGAGCATAAGCTACGGTCCGTGGCGCGACGTGCGGGCCGCCATCGCCTCGCTGAACTACACCGATTCCGTTTTGCGGGCCGGAGGAAGGCCCGTGCTGCTCGTTGCGAACGCCGGGGACACGGAAGACCCCGCGGAGCTTCTGGGGATGCTCGACGCGCTTGTGATCTCGGGCGGAGCCGGCGATATCGACCCGGCCCTCTACGGCCAGACGCGCCACCCCGAGACAAAGAACGTCAACCCGGAGCGCGACGCCTACGAGCTTGCGCTGGCTCGCCGCGCCGCCGAGCTCGGCCTCCCGACGCTCGGCGTCTGCCGGGGGATGCAGGTTATAAACCTCGCCTACGGCGGAACCCTCCACCAGCACCTCCCGGATGTCGTCGGCCACGAAGCCCACCGCGAGCGCGGTACGTTCACCGACCACGACGTACGCGTGACGGAAGGCTCCCTCGCCGCCGCAACCGCCTCGGAGTCCGGTACCGAAGCGGTTAAATCGTGCCACCACCAGGGGGTGAGCGTGGTCGGCGAGGGGCTGACCGCAACCGCGACCGCGACGCTGGACGGCACGGTGGAGGCCGTGGAGGATCCCGGGCGCGAGTTCATGCTCGGGGTTCTGTGGCACCCGGAGGAGGACGAGAAGAGCAGGCTTATAGCCGCCCTCGTGCGGGCCGCAAGGAAACGAAAATCGTAG
- a CDS encoding aldehyde dehydrogenase family protein → MLEVVNPATGRMLRGLEPATVADADAAVARAKAAFPKWRAVEPAERSRMLRRLADALDRERESLAQLESRNTGKPISDARGEMGMVAETFHYYAGMPERNLGETIPVSGGIDMTFREPLGVVALIVPWNFPLTIASWKMAPALAAGNTLVLKPAELTPLSAIEFDRIALEAGLPEGVVNVVVGPGRTVGQRLVEHEDVAKVAFTGSTEVGRGIMAAASKTIKRVTLELGGKSANIVFADADLERAAAAAPPAFLGNAGQDCCARSRILVERSAMDEFMSHFERAVKAVRVGDPASEKTEMGPLISASHREKVASFVPEDAPVAFRGAAPEGPGFWFPPTVLAPVSNSDRVAREEVFGPVVAVIPFKDEDDAVRLANETVYGLSGSVWTTNGAKALRVARAVETGVLSVNSNTSVRVATPFGGFKQSGIGRELGPRALEHYTEVKNVYFSTEEDQVGR, encoded by the coding sequence ATGCTGGAAGTCGTAAACCCCGCTACCGGAAGGATGCTACGGGGCCTTGAGCCGGCGACCGTGGCCGACGCGGACGCCGCCGTCGCCCGGGCAAAGGCCGCGTTCCCGAAGTGGCGGGCCGTCGAACCGGCGGAGAGGAGCCGGATGCTCCGCCGCCTCGCGGACGCGCTCGACCGAGAGCGGGAGAGCCTCGCGCAACTCGAATCCCGGAATACCGGCAAACCCATCAGCGACGCCCGGGGCGAGATGGGGATGGTCGCGGAGACCTTCCACTACTACGCCGGGATGCCGGAGCGGAACCTCGGGGAGACCATCCCCGTCTCGGGCGGCATAGACATGACCTTTCGGGAGCCGCTCGGGGTGGTCGCGCTTATCGTTCCGTGGAACTTCCCCCTGACCATCGCAAGCTGGAAGATGGCCCCCGCCCTCGCCGCCGGGAACACGCTCGTCCTGAAACCCGCCGAACTGACCCCGCTCTCGGCCATCGAGTTCGATCGCATCGCCCTTGAAGCCGGGCTGCCGGAGGGCGTGGTAAACGTCGTCGTGGGGCCGGGCAGAACGGTCGGGCAACGGCTAGTCGAACACGAGGACGTGGCGAAGGTGGCCTTCACCGGCTCGACGGAGGTGGGACGAGGCATCATGGCCGCCGCCTCGAAGACCATAAAGCGCGTGACGCTGGAGCTCGGCGGCAAGTCCGCGAACATAGTCTTCGCCGACGCCGACCTCGAAAGGGCGGCCGCCGCCGCGCCCCCGGCCTTTCTCGGGAACGCCGGGCAGGACTGCTGCGCCAGAAGCCGTATCCTTGTCGAGCGGAGCGCGATGGACGAGTTCATGTCCCACTTCGAGCGGGCCGTGAAAGCGGTTAGGGTCGGGGACCCGGCCTCGGAAAAGACCGAGATGGGACCTTTGATCTCCGCTTCTCACCGCGAGAAGGTCGCCTCCTTTGTCCCGGAGGACGCTCCGGTTGCGTTCCGGGGAGCGGCCCCCGAGGGTCCCGGGTTCTGGTTTCCGCCGACGGTGCTGGCCCCGGTGTCGAACAGCGACCGCGTCGCCCGGGAGGAGGTCTTCGGACCGGTCGTGGCCGTGATCCCCTTCAAAGACGAGGACGACGCCGTACGGCTCGCCAACGAAACGGTCTACGGCCTCTCCGGCTCCGTCTGGACCACGAACGGGGCGAAGGCGCTCCGGGTCGCCCGCGCTGTCGAGACGGGGGTATTGTCTGTTAATTCCAACACATCGGTGCGAGTCGCGACGCCGTTCGGAGGCTTCAAGCAGTCGGGGATCGGGCGGGAGCTAGGGCCCCGCGCTCTGG